The nucleotide window GTAAAATGGGGTATCATTAAGCTACCTGGCAAAACTATTCCCTAAAAATTCAAGAACATCAAATACTTTAATGCCAATAGATTACATGTTTTATCTCCTAGTTGTTACTAACATTTTGCATGCTCACAGAGGAATAGTGGAAAGAAAGACTAGTGAAAGAATTCTTTATTCTGCCTTTGAGCTAGCAATTATTTAGCCATTTAATTATGCTTTATTTCCCTGCAGCTTAGAAATTGGGTAAGATTATAACAATACTGACGGTAATACTTACTTGAGGGGATCTGGGTCTTCATAAAATTTACCTCCAAGACAATTGAAGGGAAAAAATTAACAACTACAGTTTATACACCTTCATTATATTATGTTTAATAATCAAGCTTTCCCAAAATTAGACAGCATAGttggtttttttaaattagtactCTTTCTAGTTAAGTGTTATGTGTCTTATTTGGGATTTCCTTCAAGTTGAAGGAATATAgtaatatttctagaaaaaaatgggtttcttttcatttttgaacCACCTCTAGATCCAAAGTCAAGTGATTGTCAATGGATCTTTCAAACTGACTTCTAAATTCTCTATGTCCAAAGGCAAGTGATGGTCAGTGGGATCTCAAATAAACTGACTTCTAAATTTAAGTATTGCTATTGCTGTATTTTAAAGTACGATTTTGATTTAGTTAATCATAGAGATAtctcatttttactatttttagaatCTGTGAGCTGCTTGGTATATATGACGAAGGGAACTTTAGCTTTTCAAATGCTTGGACTTACTTGGTTATAATAAACAACATGTCACAAGTGGTAAGTAAAATGTTCACTTTtcttaaaatgtacaaaattCGTATCTATAACTAAATTTCTTTAGACAAAGTTTCTTCTTAGGATAAGGCTTGCTTCTTTTTAATCTTCCTATAAATTAAGTCTGAAATTTAATTTATAGAAAGacttaaaaaaactttaatatatatcttaatacatatataaagatataataaCATCTTTGTTTATTATTTGGCAACTTATACCCTCACATGTTAAccatgtttgttcatttatttctgttgctCATTGCATAGCTGTATGAGTATGTCATACATAAAAGCACAGTGCTacataaaaaaaatacacacacatacacacacacgcccaCATATACTGAACATATTCAGAAGAGAAAATATCAAATTGGTATTTGATGGTACAGGGTTTGAATAAAAATGCGAGAATAAAATTCTCTGTTATCATATATTTGGAGTTAAAGGAAAATTGAGAATGCCAAGTTTAAAGAAATGAATGACGTTCTAGAAACTGTAATGTTCCAAAGACCTATAATGTAATGTCCTATTTGATCTTATAAGCttaaaaaaatgtgcattttatttaaattctttgacTAATGCTGTCAGCAAAATAATTTAGACGCAGTGGTATGCATGGTTGGTATTAGAgccttataataaaaattaaatgtccaTGTAGCCAAAGTTTTCCCACCTGTTCATCCTCTTTGGAACCAGTATTTCTGTTTCTGGGAATGTATTCTAAAGAAGTGTTCAAAAGCATGTTTGCCTAAAGTATCTTTGTATATAAAGCCTATTACTTGTAAATAACAAAAGGCTGAAAGCAATCCAAAACTCAATGATAGGGACTAGTTGAATGCACTGTGGTCTTTCCATTGGCCAAAATATTAGGCAGTTATTAAAAATAAGCCTGATGAAACATATAGAAGTcatgtattttaagtatttaagaaaaaacattaggcaataaaattttataattagttCATGACAGTTATTTAAAAACTGGCTTATGTGTAAAAAGGATGATTGGGGACCATGAAtcactttattctttctttctttactggTTTCATATTCTAAAATACTTTGAAttagcattttatatgattttaataGGGAAAAGTGAACTTTcaggaaaatgtttattattcaGCACTACACTAGGTTATTACAGATTTCTAAAAAGTTAATAAgtcttgttcattttaaaaaataaatctagctGAACTAATACACTCCCCTCAGGAAAAATTGTTTGATTCTTTATATTCAGATTTCATAGTCACAATTTTATTGAAATTGTACTTGTTTAATGGGTTACCTCAGTTACATAGGATAGACTAGGTAATAAGCTaaagcctcataaaatgagtggtcatttatgtttaaaagccgttacagatggatttttttattttggctaaACAAGAGCCATTTCTTCCATTTATGTCAATCATTTGTTTATTGTTCCCTTTATGGAACCCAGGAAGTGAACACTTAAAAACGTTTTTACGGAAGATGTTGTATATAGTCTATATTCATCTACAGTAAACTATAAAAGCTTGTTaatctaaaaatagaataataaagcCTAGAAAAGTTTGCCTGAAACATTACTCTGTAGCAGGTCTCTGGTATATAACTTTAATATTTCTATTACCATATCTATTACTGAACAAGTTTAAATGTTAATCTTGTTTCTAGTTTGCCATGTATTGTCTCCTGCTCTTTTATAAAGTACTAAAAGAAGAACTGAGCCCAATCCAACCTGTTGGCAAATTTCTTTGTGTAAAGCtggtggtttttgtttctttttggtaagtgttacttttttttaaatgttctcattttttgAAGGGCAGTAAAAACCATTGATTAAGGAGGATTTTTAAACAGTCTTAATGCGGAAGATAGATTAAAATGTCTctacttatcttttaaaaagttcatctTTTTAGGCCTTCTaggattttcaaaagaaataattagatgGTCACTGTAAcatttatatgaagaaaatagtTTGAGACAACCTAAATATGTCAATACttgaataattattaaaatatatcatgGCCCTGTCATATAATAGAATACTATGGAGTTTGGAAGAAAGCATGATACAGAATACTTAATTATATGGGGAAATAATCagtaaatctttttaaaacagaAGGTAAAACTATACATAGTTCAATATAGTAAagacggccgggcacagtggctcatgcctgtaatcccagcactttgggaggccaagacaggtggatcacctgaggttgggagttccagactagcctggccaacatggctagtctctactaaaaatacaaaaagggaaaaagaaaaatccctgaaATCCCACCACCCAGAAAAGAATGATTAACATCTTGGTAAACCTGTGTCACATATAAAACTCCTGAGAAAGTTTCATACTATAAAAATTTGTGGAATTCGACAATGTGTTCAGTAGTATATTGTAGATACAGTTCTTTGACGGtaaacagaaataatattttgttttgtgggGAGGGTGTTTttttatgaggttttttttttgcttttgcttagtATTCTGTTATTTGGATATAACTTTTTACTAATCTCCTTTTGATATTCAGGTTGTTCCTAATTTTTTTACCATTATAAGAAACACTGAAGTGAATATTCTTATGTACACAACTATGAAAGCATGTCCATTTCATTATTTGCTGTTTAAATTTTACCTGGGGCCATTATCTCTAGATTTGCTTGAAATGCTCAGCTTGACTCCCTATCTTGGgacaaaactactagaaaaatgaATTTGTAAAGCAAATTAAGATATTTAACATAGATAGAGTTTCTTCAGCAATATGCTATAAAGGCAGGGTGGTGGTGGTACACAGGTTGCActggttctttttttaatgtcacatttttaaaactactgCTCATTTTATGCTTGATATAGATTTGGCGTTTACCTTTTCCTAACATATAGGCAAGCAGTAGTTATTGCTTTGTTGGTAAAAGTTGGCGTTATTTCTGAAAAGCATACGTGGGAATGGCAAACTGTAGAAGCTGTGGCCACCGGACTCCAGGTAAGTAGTGCCATCTCTGAATTCAATAGAACTTTACTATttgttaagcatttttaaatatctcCACTAAACCTGACAACACACAGGGTATGGGGctattatcctcactttacaggtgagaaaacaggaGAACCATAGAGAAATTGGCCATAATTACTAATTTGTAGCAATCCATGAATAAAACCTGGATTTCATTATTCCTAAGTCCAGTTCTCTTTCCACATTTCTCCTTGTAGTCCTTGGGTGGTGGAATGCAATATACTTGATGTGATTGAGAATGAAATGTACTTTGCTaagaaatacttgaggctggcctggtgcagtgactcatgcctgtaatcctagcactttgtaaGGCCAGTGTTAGGGGATCACTTGACCAGgcattcgagatcagcctgggcaacaaagcgagacctcatctctacaaaaaactaaaaaataaaatacttacccAGGCATGACAGCACATGCCTATactcctagttacttgggaggctgaagtgggaggattgtttgaatgcaggagttcaaggctgctacTTGAGGAAGTGTAAAATAGATTCACATTTtggcattttgtctttttttgaagaggtcaaaaataattattttagaaaatggaaaaatgaatgtgaTCTGAGAAGAAAAAACACAGCTGTTTATCTTAGCACTTTTGAAAAGCAAGTAAAGATAGCACTCTACAAAACTAGATTTAAATCCAAAGGTGGctgttattttattgttgttctcATAGGATTTTATTATCTGTATTGAGATGTTCCTCGCTGCCATTGCTCATCATTACACATTCTCATATAAACCATATGTCCAAGAAGCAGAAGAGGGCTcatgctttgattcctttcttgCCATGTGGGATGTCTCAGATATTAGAGATGATATTTCTGAACAAGTAAGGCATGTTGGTAAGTACCAGCTATTTAATTCAACCAAATAGGTTGGGTAGGATATTGAATTTCTCCTACTAGGGCAATTTATTATCTatttagagatgaaaaaagactttaaagcagTACCACAGTGCAGGCTCATCAGCTTTGGGGAGTGGGAGAGGGGGAAGTGGGGAGCTTATTTTTAGAATGGTAAGTTTATAATGGTAAAAGTAACTTTTGACTAACAGAAAACTTTATATTAAAGGACGGACAGTCAGGGGACATCCCAGGAAAAAATTTTTTCCCGAGGATCAAGATCAAAATGAACATACAAgcttattatcatcatcatcacaagaTGCAATTTCCATTGCTTCTTCTATGCCACCTTCACCCATGGGTCACTACCAAGGGTTTGGACACACTGTGACTCCCCAGACTACACCGACCACAGCTAAGATATCTGATGAAATACTCAGTGATACtataggagagaaaaaagaacctTCAGATAAATCCGTGGATTCCTGAACAGTATGGAAAAGCAAACTGTGCAACTACTACATTATTATCATTACCTGGTATCCCATGGATTTTGTGCTTGGGACAGACCATAAATGATGGAAAATGtcaacaaaaaaatagctgaaagCCAGGTACAACTACTggatttatatatgtaaaagttTTGTATATCAAAAATAATTGGTCTAAATTTCCTAGACTTAGACTTGATTTCTTAACATTAGGGTATCACATACTCAAATGGTAGACAATGACCCCAACTAAATCTTCCTGATGTTACACTGCTTTATCAAGaggatggacttttttttttttttgagacggcatcttgctctgtcacccaggctggagtgcagtggcgcaatctcggctcactgcaagctctgcctcccgagttcacgccattctcctgcctcagcctcctgagtagctgggactacaggcacccgccaccatgcccagctaattttttttgtttgtttgttttagtagagacagggtctcaccatgttagccaggatggtcttcatctcctgacctcgtgatccacctgcctcgcctcccaaagtgctgggattacaggcgtgagccactgcgccttgccgagaatggacatttttaaaaaacaaatcagtaCTTCCTACCACTGCTGCATGAGTATAATGCTCCGGAATTATCAGGAAGCATAATGCAGAAATACGAATTAGTGGAACTTAATCGTGTGCCATATAAGCTTACCTAACAAACAGTTATATCTCTATTCCTCAActgaatgtctttcaataaataagaatttatcatttattttctgcaacttttttatgtctcattctttaaacattaaaaacacttttaatattttaacaaaaatttctTGATTAGAGGCACGgtgaaaaagaagtcaaaaaaaaaaagtactacttTTCGTCAGTGCTATTAAAGTGGCAGCAAATGTAAATCTTGGCTGAATGGTCTTAATTACTCATTAAACCACAGTCAGAAGACATACAGGTGCTATTTGGGAAAAATTTATTACCTAGGATGGGGTTTCTCTAATTGCTAATCACAACCCCACTGGGTCATGTTtgacattttataatgaaaataaaatagaaagtgcCATAGTATGTTACAGAAAGCAAAGATGAGTATTGTTTCTCAAAgcctttgttttatgtatttatacacatattcatatctatctatatatatacagatatagtgGTTCACAGTAATCATACAAAGTCTTTATTCTGTCCACTAttataaacatttctattaaaactAAAACTGGGCTATATGTTAAAACtccaaagatacacacacacaaaaaatctgttagaactcaagtgaattcagtaaagttgcagaatacaaaatcaacatacaaaaagcattagcatttttatacataaataatGATCTAACTGAAAAATTAAGATGCCATTTATGATAgcataaaaaaatacttaggaataaatttaacaccAAGGCAGtaaaagatctgtacactgaaaactatgaaacactgatgaaagaaagacacaaataaatggaaagatatcccatgctcatggatcagaataCTGTTAAAATGGTCACACTACTCAAAGCAATTCAGAATCAATGCaatcctatcaaaattccaatggcattatttacacaaatagaaaaaaaatcctaaaattcctaTGTAACCATAAACGACCCTGAATAGGCAAAAGAATACTGAGGAAAAAAAGTTGGAGACATCATATTTCCTAATTATAAGTTatattacaaaactatagtaatcaagacagtatggtactggcataaaaacacatatatagaCCACTGGGACAGAagaaagagtccagaaataaatccaaacatatacagtcaactaatttttgacaaagacacCAAGAAGACACAtcggggaaagaacagtcttcattaagtgatgctgggaaaactgcatttccacatgcaaaacaatgaaatcaGACCCTTATCTTAGACCTACACAacaatcaattcaaaatggataaaagacctaaatgtaagaccagaaactataaaactagaaGAGAACATAGGAGAAAAGTTCCTGGACACTGacccttggcaatgattttttggatatcacaccaaaagctcagtcaacaaaagcaaaaacaaatgtgactacatcaaaccaaaaagcttctgacAGTAAAAGAAACagtcaacaaaatgaaacaatagCCTACAGATTgagtaaaaaatatttgtaaggcATATATCTGAAAAAGGGTTAGTATTCAAAATTTATTAAGAATTCATacaactcaattttaaaaatgggcaaaagacccgaatagacatttctccaaagaagacacacagatgGCCAACACGTACATAAAAGGGtgctcaacataattaatcatcaaggaaatgcatatAAAAACCACTCTGAAGTACTACCTCTCACCAGTTAGGcaagctattatcaaaaaaaacaaaagacaacaaaTGTTGTGATGGTGTGGAATAAAAGGAActctgtgcactgttggtggaaatgtagaattggtacagccattacggaaaacagaatggaagtttctaaagaaaaataaaactaccatacgatccagcaatccctcttctgggcATATACTCAAAGCAAATGAAATCACCACCTTGTAAATATATCTGCAGtccgtgttcattgcagcattattcatagagGCCAACATATGGAGACAACTGAAGTGTCTGttgacagatgaataaagaaactgtgtacatatatgcatacacactggaatattattcatccctaaaaaaaaaaaaccaatgataTCTTGCCATTTGCTTCAACATGAATGGGCCTGAAGGAAACCctgtgctaaatgaaataagccagacagaaaaaaagatactgcataatttcacatatatgtggaatctaaaaaaaaaatttaaatatataaagaacaaaactgaTTATGGGGGGTagggagaaatgggaaaaggTAGGTCAAAGGATTCAAGGTAGCAGATACgtaggatgaacaagtctagagatctaatgtacaacatgaggatTTTAAGTAACAAATTTGTACTGTATTTGGGATTCATGGTAAATGAGTAGATTTCAGCTGCtcttgtcaaaaacaa belongs to Symphalangus syndactylus isolate Jambi chromosome 4, NHGRI_mSymSyn1-v2.1_pri, whole genome shotgun sequence and includes:
- the TMEM184C gene encoding transmembrane protein 184C — encoded protein: MPCTCTWRNWRQWIRPLAAVIYLVSIVVAVPLCVWELQKLEVGIHTKAWFIAGIFLLLTIPISLWAILQHLVHYTQPELQKPIMRILWMVPIYSLDSWVALKYPGIAIYVDTCRECYEAYVIYNFMGFLTNYLTNRYPNLVLILEAKDQKKHFPPLCCCPPWAMGEVLLFRCKLGVLQYTVVRPFTTIVALICELLGIYDEGNFSFSNAWTYLVIINNMSQVFAMYCLLLFYKVLKEELSPIQPVGKFLCVKLVVFVSFWQAVVIALLVKVGVISEKHTWEWQTVEAVATGLQDFIICIEMFLAAIAHHYTFSYKPYVQEAEEGSCFDSFLAMWDVSDIRDDISEQVRHVGRTVRGHPRKKFFPEDQDQNEHTSLLSSSSQDAISIASSMPPSPMGHYQGFGHTVTPQTTPTTAKISDEILSDTIGEKKEPSDKSVDS